The Thermomonospora curvata DSM 43183 DNA segment TGAACGCCGGCCCCGAGCCCAGGAAGAAGGGCAAGAAGCTGACCGTCGTGGGCCGGCTTCACTACCACAACGGCACCGCCTGGCGTCCCCTGGCCAAGCGGAAGGTCTCCATCTGGTTCCGGGCGCGCGGCACCTCCAAGTGGGTCCGCAAGGCCGTCGTGACGACCAACGGCAAGGGCCGGTTCCGCCGGAAGTTCATCGCCCGGAAGGGCGGCTACTGGCGCGCCAAGTTCGCCGGCGGCCCCAAGTTCTTCGGCGTCACCAGCGGCAGCGACTACGTCGACGTCCGCTGACGCCCGTTCCTCAGCCCCCCGGTGGACGGCGCCGTCCACCGGGCGGACCGAACCTTTTTCAACATGTGCCCTCCCGCGCTCTGGGCGCGGGAGGGCACTGCCCGATTCTGCATCGTCCCAGGTCACGGCGTTGTTCCGGGTGCGGTGACCGGTACGGGCGAAGCATGGAAAGAAACCAGTTATCCACAGCCTGTGGATTTTTCGGGCATTCATGACAAGAGCGTGGCGCCCGGCCCCACTCACCCGCCTCGGTGGCCTCGCGCAACGCATCAGTGAGCCTGATAACGGGCTCACACCGGGGTGAAGACGACGTGCCGCATGCAGGGCACCGTAAGGAGGGCAGGCGCCCACCCGGCTGGGCACCTGGGTGCCTGACTCACTTGAGCTGCGATTGTGCACAGGCCTGGTGCGGCGGGCGGTAAGGACCGTGCTCCAACCCCTTAGGCCGCCTCCCCGCGAGGCTCTAACACAAGCGAGGTCCCGGCCCTACGGTGGGAAATGCGCGACTCTCACCGAAAGGGCGGGACCTATGCGTGACCGTAGCACCGAACCGGTCGATCCGAACCTGCCGGTCGGCAAACGAATCCAGTACTACCGGACCAAGCGGGGCATGTCCTGCGAAGTGCTTGGCGGGCTGGTCGGCAAGACCGGCCGGTGGGTGCGGGCAGTCGAATCCGGCCGGCTTCAGACGCCCAAGCTGCCGGTCCTGCTGGCGATCGCCGAAGCGCTCAAGATCCGCGACCTCGGGCAGCTCCTCGGCGGGCAACCCATGCCGACCAGCACCTTCCGCGGCCCCGGTCATCCGGCGCTGCCGGCCGTCCGGGACGCGATCAACGCCATCGGCGTACCGGACACCGCCCCGCCCCGCCTTGACCACCTGGCCGCACGGGTGGCCGCCGCATGGCGGGCCCGGCACGCCGCCCCCGACCATCGCACCGTGCTGGGCGGGCTGCTGCCGGAGCTGATCCGCGACGCCCGGCACGCCGCTTACGCCTACGGCGGAGACGACCGCAGACGGGCTCTGGCACTGCTGGCCGAGGTGTACAACCTCACGCAGTTCTTCGTCGCCTACCAGCCCGACAGCGGCCTGCTGTGGCGGGTGGCCGAGCGGGCGCTGCTGACCGCGCAAGAGGCCGAGGAACCCCGGACGATCGGCGGGGCGGTGTGGCTGCTGGCCGAAGCCCACCGGGACGCCGGCGACCTGGATGCGGCCGAACAGGTCATCCGTGACGGCATGGAGCTGCTGCGGCCACGTCTGGAGCAAGGGGGCGATGACCTTCGCGCCATGTGGGGAGCGCTGCACGCCGCCGCCGCGTACACCGCGGCCCGGGCCGGGCAGAAGGGCACGGCGTGGGGCTGGTGGGACCGGGCAGAGGAGATCGCCCGGTCCCTGTCCGCCGACCATTACGACCCGCTCACCTCGTTCTCCCGGGTGGTGATGGGCGCCCACGCCGTCACGCTCGCGGTGGAGCTGCGGCAGAGCGGAGAAAGCCGCCGCCAAGCGGCCCGGCACGCCGCCGCCGCGATCCCCTCCCAGCCCCGCCGCGGCCGTCACCTGGTCGAAGTGGCGCGTGCCTGGCAGACGGCCGGTGACCACGCCGCCGCGGTCGATGCGCTGGCGGACGGGTACGCGACCGCGCCGGAGACGATCCGGTTCAACGGCTACGCCCGGCAGATGATCACCGAGTACGCGGGCAAGCCCGGCCCGCTGCGGGCACCGGCGCGGGACCTGGCCGAACGGGTGGGACTGCTGGTGTGACCTTCAGGTGCCACGAACCATGGCACTCCGTGGCCAATCGGAAGCGGATTGTGTTGTGAGACACAAGCGACCCCGGCCTGCTGGGCGAACAGCGGGGAACTCCCGGACCTGGCCACGAATGGAGGTCGTGGTTGAGTACGACGGTACCCCACACCAGATCACCAGCCCATGCCCCTGAGCCCACCGCCGCAGACGCATGTGGCCCGGATGTGTTGGCTGATCTGCAGCGTCAGATCGGCAGGCAGTGGCTGGTCTGGTACGGGCACCACACCCGCCATTGGTGGGCGATGCCCCGCCCGCCCTACCCCTGGTTCGGGCTGGTCGAAGGCCGCACCCCGGCTGATCTGCCGGCCCGGGTCCGCGAGGTCCAGGCCTACTACGGGCCCAGCCGGGGGATGCGATGACGGCTTCTCTCGACGGGCTTGAGCTGTTTCCGTGGGAAGTCCGCGGCGAGGACGGGGAGATCCACGAAAGCGGAGTGTCGGGCGACTGGGCGGCGGCGTCCCGGGCGGCGATCCGGGCACTGGAGACCCGGCCGGCGGGCTGGACGGCTTGCGTCTGGTCGGCCCGCCTCAATCCCCTGGAGTACGACTACCGGAAAGTGATCGGCCGGGGGAGCGGCAAGCAGGCTCGGCCGGGGTCATCTGGAGGACCGGCCGGGGCGGCGGCCCGGTTCCCGACTCGCCGGGCCGCCGCCCCGCAACGTCGCGGGATCAGGCGCGGGTGATCTCGACCATCTCAAAGTCGGACTTGGCCATCTGGCAGTCCGGGCAGCACCAGTCGTCGGGGATGTCCTCCCAGCGGGTGCCGGGCGGGATGCCCTCCTCCGGCCATCCTTCGGCCTCGTCGTAGATCCAACCGCACCCCAGGCACTGCCAGGTCCGGTAGGGCTGCTCGCTCATAGGGGGACCTCTTTCGTTCGATCAGCGGGCGGCGGCGGCGCCGTAGCGGGCCATGAGCTTCTCGCGCTTGGCCGGGTGGACGTTGCAGCGGGTGATGTCGCCGTCGTAGTGCTCCAGCAGCCGCTTGTCCATGACGCGGAACCACCACGGCGGCACCAGGGCCCGCAGGATCATCGTGGCGTAGCCGGCCGGCAGCTGCGGGGCCTCGGGGAAGTGCCGCAGCATCTGGTAGCGGCGGCCGGGGTTGGCGTGGTGGTCGGAGTGCCGCTGCAGGTTGTACAGCAGCACGTTGGAGGCCACCCGGTTGCTGTTCCAGCTGTGGGCGGGGGTGGTGCGCTCGTACCGCCCGCTGGGGAGCTTCTGCCGCAGCAGCCCGTAGTGCTCCAGGTAGTTGACGACCTCCAGCATCATGAAGCCGAGGACCGCCTGCAGGATCAGGTAGGGCAGCAGCTCGATGCCGAAGGCCAGGCACAGGGCGCCGAACAGCGCGGCCGTCGCCAGCCAGCCCTGGATCATGTCGTTGCGCAGGCTGATCGGGCCCTTGCCCTGGCGGGCCAGCCGCTTCTTCTCCAGCTGCCAGCAGGAGCGCAGGCCGCCGAAGACGGTGCGGGGCAGGAACCGGTAGAACGACTCGCCCATCCGGGCGCTGGCCGGGTCCTCGGGAGTGGCCACCCGGACGTGGTGGCCGCGGTTGTGCTCGGCGACGAAGTGGCCGTAGCCGGTCTGCGCCAAGGTGACCTTGGCCAGGAAGACCTCGACCTTCTCCTTGCGGTGCCCCATCTCGTGGGCGGCGGCGATGGCGATGCCGCCCACCGCGCCGATGGTGGTGGCGAACCCGATCCGGTCGATCACCGACATCGAGTCGCGGACCAGGATCGCGCAGCCGACGATCAGTGAGGCGTACTGGATCGGGATGTACAGGAGGTTGGCCCACATGTAGAAGCGGTCGTTCTCCAGCCGCTTCATCGCGCTCTCGGGCGGGTTGGTGGGGTCCTCACCGAAGAACCAGTCGAAGAACGGGAAGATCACGAAGATCGCTATCAGCCCGAACCACCAGAACAAATCCAGCCCGGTGAGGTTGACCAGCCCCCACGCCCCGAAGGGGATCGCCGGGACCAGCAGGCCGAGCAGCCACAGGTACCGCTTGGGGTCCTTCCATTCGCCGTCGGCAGCGCCGGAACCGCGCACCTCGACGTCGGCGGCCACCGTCATGACCATCACCTGCCTTACAGGTTTGAAATTTCTGTCCAGAAACTAGACATCTGCCTAAAAAGTGTCAATTGTGACCCTGGTCACAACGGTGGGCTGTAAGCAGGCGGTCTTCGCTCGTCACCAGGGACGTGATCGGCCGGGCGTCTACGATGGCCGTGAGATGACGCGCTACCGAGAATCGGTCCGATCGCTGCTCCGCGAGCGCCTGCTGGACGCCGCCTATGAACTGGTGGCCGCCGACGGGTGGGACAAGATGCGGATGACGCGTCTGGCCATCGCCGCGGGGGTGAGCCGGCAGACCGTCTACACCGAGTTCGGCAGCCGGGAGGCGATCGGCGAGGCGCTGATCATGCGCGAGGTGGAGCGCTTCCTGGTGGGCATCCAGGAACAACTGGACGCCAACACCGCCGACCTGCGCGCCGCGATCACCGCCGGAGTGCGCTTCACCCTCCAGCAGGCCGCGGACAACCCCCTGATCAAAAGCGTCCTCACCAACGCCCGAAGCGGCAACGAGGGCCTGCTGGCACTGCTCACGGTCCGCTCCGACCAGCTGCTGAACGCGGCGCAGACCATGCTCGACGCCTACGTGGCCGACGTCTGGCCGGAGATGGACCCCGCCTCCCGCAGCCTGGCCATCGAAGCGGTCGTCCGGATCACCCTCAGCCACATCGTCCAGCCCGGCGGCTCAGCCGAGGAGACCGCCCGCCGCACCGCCGAGATCGTCATGCGGGTGGCCCAGATATCCGACGACTGACCACCCGCGTCCGGGAGGTTCTCACCCGGGCGGGGTCCGGTGCCCACGGGACGTCCGCAGGCCCGTGGGTATGTGCAGAGATCATGACCGAAGTGGATTTGTCCGCGGCCGCGTCCTTCATGGCCGCGCACGCGCGCATCCTGGACCGCCGCCGCTTCCAGTTGATCACCGGGGAGGGCGACCCGTCCGCCGTCCTGGCCGCCCTCGACGGCTACCGCAATCCCGACGGCGGCTACGGCTGGGGACTGGAACCCGATCTGCGCTCCCCCGAAAGCCAGCCCGCCGGCGCCCTGCACGCCCTGGAGGTCTACGCCGACGCGGCCCCCGCCAAGTCCCCGCATTCGGCGGCCCTGTGCGACTGGCTGGAAGCGGTCTCGCTGCCGGACGGCGGCCTGCCCTTCGCCCTGCCGGTCACCGACCCCGCAGGCTGCGCCCCCTGGTGGGTGCGGGCCGACCCGGCGACGTCCTCGCTGCACATCACCGCCGCCGTCGCGGGCATGGCCCACCGGGTGGCCGCCACCGACCCGGCCGTGGCCGAGCACCCCTGGCTCGCCCGCGCCACGGACTACTGCCTGCGGGCCATCGACGCCATCGACACCGCCCCGCCGGCCTTGGAGCTGATGTACGCCCTGCAGTTCCTGGACGCCGTCCACGACACCCGCCCCGAGGCCCCGCCCCTGCTGACCCGCCTGGGCGCCTACCTTCCCGCCGATGGAATCCTGCACGTCGAGGGCGGCACCGAGAACGAAGCGCTGCGGCCCCTGGACTTCGCCCCCCTGCCCGGACGTCCCGTCCGGGCACTGTTTCCCGCCGAGGTCGTGGCCGGGGAGCTGCGCCGGCTGGCCGCCGCCCAGCAAGGCGACGGCGGCTGGCCGGTCGAGTACACGGTCTTCTCCCCGGCCTCCGGTCTCGAATGGCGCGGCTACCTCACCGTCCGCGCCCTATGGCTGCTCAGCCGCAACCGCTGAACGCAGCAGGGCGTCGTGGCGGCTGTGGGTGCTGTCACCGCGCTGCTCGCGGACCATGCGGCGGCCAGGGCGGTGCGCTGCCCGTACAGGAAGGGGCGGTCAGCGGGGGACGTGCGGGTCCCAGATGTCGAAGACATTGGGCTTGCCCGCGGCGAAGCGGGCGTCGTCATCGTCGTGGAGGGGCTTGAAGACATTGGGCTTCCACGGCTTGTACAGCTTGGCCGGGGGCTCGGAGACCCCGGAGGCCTCCAGGACGGCGTTGGCGGCCTTGCGTCCGGCCTCGTTGGCGCCCTCCATGGTGGCCAAGTTGATGTCGGCCTTCACGTAGTCGGAGGCCAGGAACAGGTTGGGCACCTTGGTGGCCGCCTCGGGCCGCAGGTACCAGGAGCCGGGCTTGTTGATCAGCAGCGGCTCGTCGTTGGCGACGTGCGGGGTGCCGTTGCCGGTGATGGCCGGGTCGAGGAAATAGGAGTGGATGTTGGAGTCGGTCAGCCGGAGCCGGCCGAACGGGATGGCCCGGCGCAGCTGCTCGACCACCTCGTTGAAGATCTCCTCGGTGGTGCAGTCGCGGGCGGGCTTGCGGTAGATGACGCCGGGCACGTCCCAGGCGGAGATGTCGATGGACAGGCAGTCGTTGACGTTGCCGTCGCCGTAGGTGGTGCCGAACTTCTCCTTCCAGAACTGGGCCTGGCTGGTGGAGGTCAGCGCCCACGGCTGGGCCGCGTAGGCGACGTGGCCCTTGGCCAGGTCGATGGGCTTCTTCAGGTAGATCATCAGCCCGTTCATCCAGTCCACCGACAGCTCCCGCAGGGTGCGCAGGCTCGGGTCGATGGCCAGGATGTCGTCGTTGAGCAGCGGGACGGCGCGTTCCAGCGGCACCGCCAGCACGTGGTGGTCGGCCTGTACGGTCTCGGTGCTGCCGTCGGCCCGGGTGATCTGGGCGTCGCTGATCTTCCCGCCGGCGACGTTGAGACGGGTCAGCGTGGCGTTGATCTCGAACTTGACGCCCAGGGAGCGCAGGTAGGCCACCTAAGGGTCGATGAGCGCCTCGTTGGTGGGGCCGTTCAGCAGCCGGTCGGGCGCCTCGTAGCCGCCCAGGCCCAGGGTGCTGTAGACCCATGCCTCGGCCATCAGCCCCATGGTGTGGGCGTTGGCCTTGTCGGCCTTGGCCGCCACCAGGGCGGTGGTGAACATGTCGACGAGGAACTCCTTGTACCCCTTCGACTTGCCCTCGGTCTTGACGAAGTCGTAGAAGCTCATGTGCTCCCACTGCTTGAGCCGGCGCTGCGGCCCGCCGGCGACGAAGGCGATCATCTTCTGCAGGAAGAACGCCGCCTCATGCGCCGGGATGAAGGTGATGACCGAGACCGCCGAGCGCAGGAACTGCAGGGATTCGGGGCTGAGGGTGCCGATGATGCTGCCGTGCGCCGGGATCGGGATCTTGATGCCGTTGTAGAAGGCCACGACCTCCTTGCCGGCCACGAAGTTGTCGTAGGCGGTCCCGCCGCCGGGCAGCGGGATGCGCTTCATGGTGTCGGGGATGTTCTGGTAGAAGCCCGGGAAGAAGCGGAAACCGTGCTCGGCGGGCAGGTCCTTGCGGCCGCCGGAGCCGGTGCCGGGGGCGGGGAAGCTGCGGCATTTGCCGCCCCAGGCCTTGCGTTCGTAGATGGTCACCGCAAAGC contains these protein-coding regions:
- a CDS encoding helix-turn-helix domain-containing protein, encoding MRDRSTEPVDPNLPVGKRIQYYRTKRGMSCEVLGGLVGKTGRWVRAVESGRLQTPKLPVLLAIAEALKIRDLGQLLGGQPMPTSTFRGPGHPALPAVRDAINAIGVPDTAPPRLDHLAARVAAAWRARHAAPDHRTVLGGLLPELIRDARHAAYAYGGDDRRRALALLAEVYNLTQFFVAYQPDSGLLWRVAERALLTAQEAEEPRTIGGAVWLLAEAHRDAGDLDAAEQVIRDGMELLRPRLEQGGDDLRAMWGALHAAAAYTAARAGQKGTAWGWWDRAEEIARSLSADHYDPLTSFSRVVMGAHAVTLAVELRQSGESRRQAARHAAAAIPSQPRRGRHLVEVARAWQTAGDHAAAVDALADGYATAPETIRFNGYARQMITEYAGKPGPLRAPARDLAERVGLLV
- a CDS encoding rubredoxin; amino-acid sequence: MSEQPYRTWQCLGCGWIYDEAEGWPEEGIPPGTRWEDIPDDWCCPDCQMAKSDFEMVEITRA
- a CDS encoding alkane 1-monooxygenase encodes the protein MTVAADVEVRGSGAADGEWKDPKRYLWLLGLLVPAIPFGAWGLVNLTGLDLFWWFGLIAIFVIFPFFDWFFGEDPTNPPESAMKRLENDRFYMWANLLYIPIQYASLIVGCAILVRDSMSVIDRIGFATTIGAVGGIAIAAAHEMGHRKEKVEVFLAKVTLAQTGYGHFVAEHNRGHHVRVATPEDPASARMGESFYRFLPRTVFGGLRSCWQLEKKRLARQGKGPISLRNDMIQGWLATAALFGALCLAFGIELLPYLILQAVLGFMMLEVVNYLEHYGLLRQKLPSGRYERTTPAHSWNSNRVASNVLLYNLQRHSDHHANPGRRYQMLRHFPEAPQLPAGYATMILRALVPPWWFRVMDKRLLEHYDGDITRCNVHPAKREKLMARYGAAAAR
- a CDS encoding TetR family transcriptional regulator, which encodes MTRYRESVRSLLRERLLDAAYELVAADGWDKMRMTRLAIAAGVSRQTVYTEFGSREAIGEALIMREVERFLVGIQEQLDANTADLRAAITAGVRFTLQQAADNPLIKSVLTNARSGNEGLLALLTVRSDQLLNAAQTMLDAYVADVWPEMDPASRSLAIEAVVRITLSHIVQPGGSAEETARRTAEIVMRVAQISDD
- a CDS encoding FAD-dependent oxidoreductase, with the protein product MAYLRSLGVKFEINATLTRLNVAGGKISDAQITRADGSTETVQADHHVLAVPLERAVPLLNDDILAIDPSLRTLRELSVDWMNGLMIYLKKPIDLAKGHVAYAAQPWALTSTSQAQFWKEKFGTTYGDGNVNDCLSIDISAWDVPGVIYRKPARDCTTEEIFNEVVEQLRRAIPFGRLRLTDSNIHSYFLDPAITGNGTPHVANDEPLLINKPGSWYLRPEAATKVPNLFLASDYVKADINLATMEGANEAGRKAANAVLEASGVSEPPAKLYKPWKPNVFKPLHDDDDARFAAGKPNVFDIWDPHVPR